One window of Quercus robur chromosome 5, dhQueRobu3.1, whole genome shotgun sequence genomic DNA carries:
- the LOC126726673 gene encoding uncharacterized protein LOC126726673 has protein sequence MKNSHLNGDEVHENGGCDDDDVVLGVDGGTTSTVCVCMPLLPLISNQNLPNPLPILARAVAGSSNHNSVGESASKDTLEKVMSEALSKSGSNWSAVRAVCLGVSGVNHPTDQDRIIHWLRDIFPSHVKLYVHNDALAALASGTMGKLHGCVLIAGTGSISYGFSKDGREARAAGAGPVLGDWGSGYGIAAQALTAVVRAHDGRGPQTALTDCILKALSLSSPDELIGWTYADPSWARIAALVPDVVSCAESGDQIAHKILVDAVQELALSVKAVVQRLSLCGADGNGSFPVVMVGGVLEANKSWDIGKEVINCIQRHYPGAYPVRPEVEPAVGAALLAWNFLMKESERHHNS, from the exons ATGAAGAACAGCCACCTAAACGGAGACGAAGTACATGAAAATGGTGGCTGCGACGACGACGACGTCGTTCTGGGCGTCGATGGCGGAACCACCTCCACCGTTTGCGTCTGCATGCCGTTGCTTCCCTTAATTTCTAACCAAAACCTCCCAAACCCTCTCCCCATTCTCGCACGTGCCGTCGCCGGTTCTTCCAACCACAACAGCGTCGGAG AGAGTGCTTCGAAGGATACATTGGAAAAGGTTATGTCTGAGGCCCTTTCGAAATCGGGCTCGAATTGGTCGGCTGTTCGTGCTGTTTGTTTAGGTGTTTCTGGTGTTAACCATCCAACGGATCAGGATAGGATTATACATTGGTTAAG GGACATATTCCCTAGCCATGTTAAGCTATACGTCCACAATGATGCACTAGCAGCTCTGGCAAGTGGGACCATGGGAAAGCTTCATGGATGTGTTTTAATTGCTGGTACAGGATCCATTTCATATGGCTTTTCTAAAGATGGTAGAGAAGCTCGTGCTGCAGGTGCAGGACCTGTTTTAGGTGATTGGGGGAG TGGCTATGGGATTGCTGCACAGGCATTAACAGCAGTAGTGAGGGCCCATGATGGTCGTGGTCCACAGACAGCACTTACAGATTGTATTTTGAAAGCTCTCAGCCTTTCTTCTCCGGATGAACTGATAGG GTGGACTTATGCGGATCCATCTTGGGCACGCATTGCAGCACTTGTCCCAGATGTAGTTTCTTGTGCAGAATCTGGTGATCAAATTGCACATAAAATACTTGTTGATGCAGTCCAGGAATTGGCTCTAAGTGTGAAAGCTGTTGTTCAAAGACTTTCCTTGTGTGGTGCAG ATGGAAATGGTTCTTTTCCTGTTGTGATGGTTGGTGGTGTCCTTGAAGCTAATAAGAGTTGGGATATAGGAAAAGAAGTTATTAATTGCATCCAAAGACACTACCCTGGGGCTTATCCAGTTAGACCAGAG GTAGAGCCTGCTGTTGGGGCAGCTTTGCTGGCCTGGAATTTCTTGATGAAAGAATCAGAAAGGCACCACAACAGCTGA